In Deinococcus arcticus, a single genomic region encodes these proteins:
- a CDS encoding TldD/PmbA family protein — translation MTGGTDTAQLGLDAARRYLLERAREQGVALEVYAQREAATAIEAHGGEVSEFKLSTRQGVGLRALVAGAWGAAFTENLSRPALDRALERAVEHARLVAPEAGAALIAWGEPPSVDLYGEGLSGVTPEQKVQVALTLEQAARAHDPRVVGVPYLAYEDSVAELLVGNTEGLSREQRSLHALTYAAPLARDGEENRMSSDWQFTREFTALDPTQTALRAAEKSLALLGARPAPTGTFPVVISGECMASLLALFASMFSGRAAEEGRSPLSGCLGQAVGSALVTLRDDPTLPHGLRSRAFDAEGCPSAPLTLMDGGELRALFHNGQTAARAGQASTGHATRQGYQGVVGVGHSNFFLAPGQTPDDEVTAGVTGLLLTKVSGGHAGAQPITGDFSLQAEGFWLQGGARAYPLDVFTVAGNFTELLAQVEAVGQSLEWTWSGTGAPAVRVAGLAVAGGAPRD, via the coding sequence ATGACCGGGGGCACCGACACGGCCCAGCTGGGCCTGGACGCCGCGCGCCGGTACCTGCTGGAGCGCGCCCGCGAGCAGGGCGTGGCGCTGGAGGTCTATGCCCAGCGCGAGGCCGCCACCGCCATCGAGGCCCACGGCGGCGAGGTCAGCGAATTCAAGCTCTCCACCCGGCAGGGCGTGGGCCTGCGCGCCCTGGTGGCGGGCGCCTGGGGCGCGGCCTTTACCGAGAACCTTTCGCGCCCGGCGCTGGACCGCGCCCTGGAGCGCGCCGTGGAACACGCCCGGCTGGTGGCCCCTGAGGCGGGCGCGGCCCTGATTGCCTGGGGCGAGCCGCCCAGCGTGGACCTGTACGGCGAGGGCCTGAGCGGCGTGACCCCCGAGCAGAAGGTGCAGGTGGCCCTCACGCTGGAACAGGCCGCGCGCGCGCACGACCCCCGGGTGGTGGGCGTGCCCTACCTGGCCTACGAGGACAGCGTGGCCGAACTGCTGGTGGGCAACACCGAGGGCCTGAGCCGCGAGCAGCGCTCGCTGCACGCCCTGACCTACGCCGCGCCACTGGCCCGCGACGGCGAGGAGAACCGCATGAGCAGCGACTGGCAGTTCACGCGGGAATTCACGGCGCTGGACCCCACGCAGACCGCCCTGCGCGCCGCCGAGAAGAGTCTGGCGCTGCTGGGTGCCCGCCCGGCTCCCACCGGCACCTTTCCGGTGGTCATCAGCGGTGAGTGCATGGCCTCGCTGCTGGCTCTGTTTGCTTCCATGTTCAGTGGCCGCGCCGCCGAGGAGGGCAGGAGCCCGCTCTCGGGCTGTCTGGGGCAGGCGGTGGGCAGCGCTCTGGTGACCCTGCGGGACGACCCCACGCTGCCCCACGGCCTGCGGTCGCGGGCGTTCGACGCCGAAGGCTGCCCCAGCGCCCCCCTGACCCTGATGGATGGGGGAGAGCTGCGCGCCCTGTTCCATAACGGCCAGACGGCCGCGCGTGCCGGGCAGGCCAGCACCGGCCACGCCACGCGCCAGGGCTACCAGGGAGTGGTGGGGGTGGGGCACAGCAACTTCTTCCTGGCCCCGGGTCAGACGCCTGACGACGAGGTGACGGCGGGGGTCACGGGCCTGCTGCTCACGAAAGTCTCGGGTGGGCACGCGGGGGCGCAGCCCATCACAGGTGACTTCAGCCTGCAGGCCGAGGGCTTCTGGTTGCAGGGCGGGGCACGCGCCTATCCGCTGGACGTGTTTACCGTGGCGGGTAACTTCACCGAGCTGCTGGCGCAGGTTGAGGCCGTGGGCCAGAGCCTGGAGTGGACCTGGTCGGGCACCGGGGCGCCGGCTGTGCGGGTGGCGGGGCTGGCCGTGGCGGGCGGCGCCCCCCGGGACTGA